Genomic DNA from Hemiscyllium ocellatum isolate sHemOce1 unplaced genomic scaffold, sHemOce1.pat.X.cur. scaffold_924_pat_ctg1, whole genome shotgun sequence:
agtgaggcctgcagatgctggagatcaaagtcgagagtgtggtgctagaaaaacgcagccggccaggcagcatctgaggagcaggtgaacagatgttttgggcaaaatcccaGTAAGGCTTATGAAGGGCTTGATGAAGCctgattgaagggcttatgctcgaaatgtcgattctctttcTCGgacactgtctgacctgctgtgtttttccagcaccataataTTGACTCTAGCCAGACTACAGTTGGAGTACTGGGAACAGTTTTGGCCCCTGATCTAAAAAAGggttggaggcagtccagaaaagTATCACTAGGCTGATCCTATGGAAGGACTCTCTCATGAAGAGACAGTTGAGTGGGTCAGAATAACGAGAAAAGACATGACCTGTAACATGTGTTTCTTCAGGAGGTTGACAAGATGGATGCAGAGACGGTGGTTCCTCTTGTGAGAGTGACCAGCACCAGAGAGCGTCATCTCAGAGTAAGACATCACCAGTTGAAGATAGATAAGGAGATATTTCTCCCAATCCcttctgaatctgtggaattctttcttgcagagggctgttaaggatggttgagatagatttttaagtTTGCAATGATCAAAGTTTATGGAGACAACCAAGGATATGgagatgaggattatcagatcagtgaTAATCTCATGGGGTGGCTCCCAATATTACACCCTCCCAAGAGGgacaattcaaactggattgaagCCACCTGAATAGCAAGCTCTCAGGATAAACTGTTCCTTTTTATTGAGGTAATGGGTTTTCCACAACATGTGGCTgtcagacccaatgggctgaataagcTCCCTCTGCTCCTATTCGTTGGGACTCACTGATTTCACAATCACTACCTGCAAAGTGAGAATGGTGATGAGTGTGAAAACAAAGAGGCTGCAACGTTTTTGCATTTTTATTGTTTCACAAAGGCATCGGGTGAttcggtggctcattggttagcactgctgcctcacagcaccagggaccctcaGGCaacagtttgtgtggagtttacaggcagtggaatgttcctcctgcaggatgtttgaggtaggggtgaccactgATACTCCTGCcaacttcgtctgcaggaaatgcagtcagatcctgctcctcaccgaacgagttagggaactggaactggagttggatgaactgaggattattcgagaggctgagagggtgattgatagaagctacagggacatagttacgccagagaacagaggtagctgggtaacagttagaggtgggaaggggaagaagcaggcagtgcagggatcccctgtggtcgttcccctaaaaaataggtatacagctttggaaactgttgggggggatagccttgcaggtgtaagctgcagtgaagggGTCTGTTGCGTGAGGTCTGTCTCTGAGactaagaagggaaagggggagaacaggagagcgctagttataggagactctctagttagagggacggacagacggttctgtggacatgggcgagactcttgaatggtttgttgcctcccgggtgccagggtccgagacgtctcggaccgtgtcttcagaatccttaagggggagggtgtgcagccagaagtcgtggtacacattggcaccaacgacataggtaggaagaggggtggggaggtcattcaagaactcagggagttagattagattagattacttacagtgtggaaacaggcccttcggcccaacaagtccacaccgacccgccgaagcgcaacccacccatacccctacattaaccccttacctaacactacgggcaatttagcatggccaattcacctggcccgcacatctttggactgtgggaggaaaccggagcacccggaggaaacccacgcagacacggggagaacgtgcaaactccacacagtcagtcgcctgagtcgggacttgaacccgggtctcaggcgctgtgaggcagcagtgctaaccactgtgctaaccactgtgccactgtgccggctggaagctaaaagctaggacagacagagtcgtcatctctgggttgttgccggtgccacgtgacagtgaggcaaggaatagggagagagtgcagttgaacacgtggctgcaaggatggtgtaggagggagggcttaaggtatttggacaattggactgcattctggggaaggtgggacctgtacaaacaggacgggttgcacctgaaccagaagggcaccaatatcctggggggtaggtttgctagcactcttcggggggggtttaaactaatttggcagggggatgggatccagacttgtagtccagcaagtaagctagctgtgtttcaggatgtccaagaatgtagggaggctgtggagaaggtagcactgacagggaatacttgcagacacagagatgggctcaagtgcgtatacttcaacgcaaggagtatcagaaataaggtgggtgaacttaaagcgtggatcggtacctgggactacgatgttgtggccatcacggaaatgtggatagatgagggacaggaatggttgttggaggttcctggttacagatgtttcagtaagattagggagggtggtaaaaaaggaggggggggtggcattgctaattagaaatggtataacggctgcagaaaggaagtttgagggggatctgcctttggaggtagtatgggctgaagtcagaaataggaaaggtgcagtcaccttgttgggtgtttactataggccccccaatagcagcagagatgtagaggaacaggaagggaaacagattttggaaaggtgcagaagccacagggtcatagtcatgggcgacttcaacttcccaaatattgattggaagctctttagatcaagtagattgaatggggcggtgtttgtgcagtgtgtccaggaagcttttctaactcagtatgtagattgtccaaccagaggggaggccatatggatttggtactcggtaatgaggcgggacaagtgatgggcttgttagtgggtgaacattttggtgatggtgaccacaattctgtgactttcaccttggttatggagagagataggtacgcacaacagggtagattttacaattgggggaagggaaattacgatgctgtaagacaggatttgaggagcataagttggaagcataggctgtcagggaaggatgtggtggaaatgtggaactttttcaaggagcagatacgatgcgtccttgatatgtatgtacctatcaggcaggaaagaaatgatcgtgtgagggagccttggttgacgagggaggttgaatgtctagtaaagaggaagaaggaggcttacataaggttgaggaaacagggttcagacagagcagtggagggatacaggatagccagaagggacctgaagaaagggattaggagagctaagagagggcatgaaaaatccttggcggataggatcaaggataaccccaaggcattttatgcgtatgtgagaaacatgagaatgacgagaacgagggtaggtccgatcaaggacagtagtgggagattgtgtattgagtcggaacagataggagaggtcttgaacaagtacttttcttcagtatttacaaacgagagggaccgtattgttgaagaggagagtgtgaaacggactggtaaactAGAaaagatacttgttaggaaggaaggtgtgttggacattttgaacaacttgaggatagacaagtcccccgggcctgacgggatatatcctaggattatgtgggaagcaagagaggaaattgcagtaccgttggcaatgatcttttcgtcttcactgtcaacgggggtggtaccaggtgattggagagtagcgaatgttgtgcccctgttcaaaaaagggaatagggataaccccgggaattacaggccagttagtcttacttctgtggtaggcaaagtaatggaaagggtactgagggataggatttatgagtatctggaaagacactgcttgattggggacagccagcacggatttgtgaagggtaggtcttgccttacaagtcttattgaattctttgaggaggtgaccaagcatgtggatgagggtagagcagtgggtgtagtgtacatggattttagtaaggcatttgataaggtttcccatggtaggcttatgcggaaagtcaggaggcatgggatagagggaaacttggccaattggattgaaaactggctaaccggtcgaagtcagagagtggtggtagatggtaaatattcagcctggagcccagttacaagtggagttccgcagggatcagttctggatcctctgctgtttgtaatttttattaatgacttggatgagggagtcgaagggtgggtcagtaaatttgcagatgatacgaagattggtggagttgtggacagtgaggagggctgttgtcggctgcaaagggacttagatatgatgcagagctgggctgaggagtggcagatggagttcaaccctgccaagtgtgaggttgtccattttggaagaacaaataagaatgcggaatacagggttaacggtagagttcttagtcaggtggaggaacagagggatcttggggtctatgtacatagatctttgaaagttgccactcaggtggatagagcttgtaagaaggcctatggtgtattagcgttcattagcagagggatcgaattcaagagtcatgaagtgatgttgcagctgtacaggactttggttaggccacatttggagtactgtgtgcagttctggtcgcctcactttaggaaagatgtggaagctttggagagggtgcagagaagatttaccaggatgttgcctggaatggagaataggtcgtacgaggacaggttgagagttctcggccttttctcattggaacggcgaaggatgaggggtgacttgatagaggtttataagatgatcagaggaatagatagagtagacagtcagaaactttttccccgggtacaacagagtattacaaggggacataaatttaaggtgaagggtggaaggtataggggagatgtcaggggtgggttctttacccagagagtggtgggggcatggaatgcgctgcccgtggcagtggtagagtcagaatcattgacgacctttaagcggcaattggataggtacatggatgggtgcttaatctaggatagatgttcggcacaacatcatgggccgaagggcctgttctgtgcggtattgttctatgttctgtgttctatgttctatgtacacattctctctgtgtctgcgtgctccagtttcctcccacagtccaaagatgtgcagtttatggTGGATTCgtgatgggaaattgtccatagagtccagaggtgtgtaggtagctgggttagccatgggaaatgagggaTGTCAGAGATAAGGTAAGAAGGGGTGTATGGGTAAGATGCTTTTCTAAGCGTCAGTGtgaattcaatgggctgaatggcttactttcacactgtcgggattctaagaTGGATGACTGAAGATTGAGATTTTAATGAATCGTGTGGCATTTTTCAAACACGTGAGACCAACATAAACAATGGGTAATCACAACTGCAATAGCAACCAGGGTGGCACCCATTCAGAGGGGTAATGATACAACCAGATGGAGCAGAATGTATAAAGATTAAATCATTTGGCTACAATCAGTGCAGATTTACAAGTTGTTAGTTGTCACCCGACTGCTGCTGACAAACGGTTGGAGAATATTGTGGGGGCAAGGAGGGAATATTCAGCTCAGTCATCTGGATTATTTCCTTAAATGTACTAGGAACTTTCTTTTTGGAATTCCTGGGGCAGAATTCCTCTTCCTAATATCTGTACTGGACAAGAACTGAAGGATGCTATTTGATGAGCACTGTGCTCCTGTATTATTTGGCTCCCTTGCAAAAGGAGACAGTAATTATAGGTCAGATTTGATTGAGTGTAGCATGTTTTGGTGATTTGAATCCAGAGACCTTGCACTGAGCTCTGACTGACCAAGGAGGTCACACTAGTTCTCAGGAAGTCTATTCCAGTCAAGTGAGTTCACAACCAGCCCAGTCTGGAACTGTTGGAGAGTAGAGGGTCCCTTTCCTACAAGCCCAGATGAGTCAGCGCTTGTTACAAGTACAAAGCAGCATTGTCTGCTATGAAGAcagcctcttagatgttgcagaGCAGTGACATTATGACTACGTTGATGCACCTCAAAAAGGTATAGCATCTTTTCCATGCCACCCATTTCCTcgattaatctactcccatttgggATGTAAATCACCATACTTATCCAATCCCTGTAGTTATTGGAGTGTTGAAAGTGACAGTTATATTCCCCTCCACTACTATCTCTAAGCAGTCCATTCCAGAGACTGCACCCTCTGGCCTCTACATCTCTCCCTCTAAACGTATGCCTGGTCATTTTAGCCTCCCCTACTGAGGGGAGAAAACTCCCTCAATTTCACTCCTACAGAACACTGGAGGGATTGCACGTATTCTGCAAAATGCAGAAACTGCTTTTCCAGTGTTCACACTGTTAACAATGAACACATTTGAATGTTGCTCAATGCTCCAAAGACAGATTGGACATAAAGCAAGCAGTTCTATGGAGAGCATTCCCAGTGAATTAGGAACAGCAGTGGGACTGGTCTAAGTGAGGACTTACCAGGAAGCCAGTGTTGCCATGCTCCCTCAAAAAACCTAGATGGAATAAATCTGTTCACTTGTGCCATGACGACATTTGTGGCCAGTCCTCCTGTTTGGAGAGGAGGAGATTTATAAACCTAGTGTCACCCTCCCCAGAGGgacaattcaaactggattgaaaCCATCTGAATAGCAAGCTCTCAGGATAAATGTTCCTTTTTATTGTGGTAATGGGTTTTCCACAACAAGTTACATCTCATCATACCTCTTCACAACTGACAGACATTCATCCAAACAAGTAAACAAAGTACAATATTGAGCAGTTTATTTACACTTGGCATATTTCATAATAGAGGGCAGGTCACTTTTTAAGAAAAAGTAACCTTACTCTGCACGTCTCCCATTAATACCAGAAGTTACACAGCTTGCTCCCTGCAGTCAGTTCAGTCACTCTCCCCCCCAGGATGAATCTGTCAAACAGGTACTCTCCCAGGCCATTCTCAGGGGCTCCCAGTctcttcaggttggtgatgtgatctcccagcttcttgatcatcttcacttgctcatccaagtagtgcCTCTCCAGGAAGTCACACAGCTGGAAGGGAAAGATGAAGATCAAATGCATCTTTTTCTCCtctccacccctcacccccacctgaAAAAGAAATATTCCCATTAATACAGGGGAGTGGATAGTTAAGTGATGTCACAAACTGCTGAGGAGCCTCTTTAAAATCAAAAAGCGCAGGTCTTGGCAACACCAGAAGCTTCTTCCACTCCCATAACACCCTCCACCAGCAGGGATTGATTTTTGATCTGTTATTCAATTTATTACGCTAGAAGCAAAAAAGGTTAAAAATACCAAGAACTCACATGAGGGTCCATGTGGCCAGAGGAGAGTTTGTGCAGATCCAGCAGACTCTGGTTCACATCCTTCTCCATCTGCAGAGCTCTCTGCATTGCCTCCAGACCATTGCCCCACTCATCCTGCTCTGGCTTCTAGAGGAAGTGAAAAACATGGTGGTCACTTTCTTACAAGTGGTGTCCAATCCAGTAAAAGGTGGTCACAAGAAAGAAGAGGGCTGAACAAGGCACAAGTATAAACCAATTCGGTTAAGCCACTTCAAATCCATATTAAGTGAAGTTATTTCTAATTGAGTAGAATAGAAACTAAATTAATCCAACCttgacatcctgcaggaggactcGGCCTCCATG
This window encodes:
- the LOC132814793 gene encoding ferritin heavy chain, oocyte isoform-like; translated protein: MLLICNFSHEEQEHAEKPMEFQNKHGGRVLLQDVKKPEQDEWGNGLEAMQRALQMEKDVNQSLLDLHKLSSGHMDPHLCDFLERHYLDEQVKMIKKLGDHITNLKRLGAPENGLGEYLFDRFILGGRVTELTAGSKLCNFWY